The DNA sequence GAGTGATGGCAAGTAGCCCAAAAAGCTGATGATTGGATATGAATAGATCTGATGCAATCCTTCATTACACAGGCATCAAGATGGGAGAGGGAGAGCTAGAATGATAAGGATGGTGATGCGAGAGGGAGAGCTAGAATGATAAGGATGGTGATGCGAGAGGGGATTGAATAAAGATTGATCCTATGCCACCAATCATTACACAAGTAGTGTAGTACAGTGAATAGGAGCACAGATGAAAAAGATGAGGGGATAtcaaagagagaagagaaggggAAGCATATGAACACTCCACAAGGAAAATAACAACATGAGATAGAGACTGTAGAACTATGTTATATATCGAGCTGTACCACCgttttaacatttgtttcatcATGCTTGCACAGGCCGTTTCCTCCAGCACTGTCTGTCACCAACCATCGTAGTCCTTTGTCATTCTCTTCATGTGACTCAGCACCCTGAGATCTGTCTTCAGCACTTCGTTTTTTGTCTTCCTAGATTTACCTCTTCTACAGCTTCAATTCACTTTTGAACATTCAGTATTTCTTGTACAGCTCTCGTTCTTCATATGCTTcatatgtttttattatgtatcagatatatttttaataatacttcaggtattttttttttcaaagacaaaTCATTTCTGAATGATCCCCCAAAAAACATTCAACATCACTCATTaactttctttccctctcatcTACCAATTACTACCACTGGAAATAAAATGcctaattttttaaagaaaactttttaaaGTGATGCAACAACTATAGCTAAAGAGAGTTGCCAGTCCACCTCATGGTCCCGGCccacaaaatggaaaaggtgttgcccCAGAGGATGGCAAGGGAGATGTGCAGAAACTGTCCCTCTGACTCACAGGGCTCTCACTTGTGGATAGCCATCTCTGCCTCGGTAGCAGTGACCAGAGATGTAGTATAGGGGCCAACAATGTTAGGCCCCCACTTGTACGCTGTGCTTCATTGCCCTTGTATCCAGTTTTTCTCATCTCAtgtatattccatcttttatGCATGCTTCAGCAGAGCAtgctcatttcatttctttcaagtctttgcaAATATTCTGTCTTCAGAAGCTGTAATTTCTACAACAAAAaataatctttcatcttttacttatttcagtcattgtaccCTGGCCATACttgggcatcaccttgaagggtttagtcaaataaattaacCCCATACTTTTATGGGGAGAAACATATATTtagtctatttttctttctttctcacagaTTAAGAAAACCAATAAACTACTAATTACAAAAgtttagaaaatttgaaattctgAATTGAACCAAGCATGGGTCAATTGATAAAACATTATCAGTTAGGGCATTCACAGAAACCTGCTGGTGCAGTTGGCCAACAGAAGAACAATACAGAATGTGGAGCAACAGCTATGAATCCATTTATAGTGAAAGTTCTTATTTCGAAAATGGAACGTCAAGGAAAAATTGAACAGCATACATTAAAGAAACGAATAATTAATAACAGTTTGAGTCTGGAGCAGAGATACCAAACACTTTTCCCAAAACTACCAGCATATAAGGATATGAGAACTGAAAGACAGAAGCCTTTTAGTAAAACACTTTTCAAACGATTAGCACAAGTGTTACTGGCTTTTTATCGACTTTTTGATAGCCCAAAAGTAATCAAAGAGTTCCATCATGAGATGCCATTTACAGGCAGACTGACAACAGAAAGTATTATCCTAGAACCAGATGACGGATTAAGGTATCGGTCTACTGAAAGTGAAATTCATGATGCTCAGAATCAATGGCACGCAGCAATAAATATTGCAGCACTTATGGCCAAGATTAAAGGAGACACACTGCATCCAGAAAGTGTATCATCAAATGTTGAAGATCTCTCTTTCAATCCTAGTTATTTCAAAGTAGACAGAGAGACAACAATACTAAGCGAAGAAGCTCAAAATATTTTGAGACAAATTCCAGAGAGAAGATTTCCTGAAGATGTAAAAATAGTTGTAAACTGTCTTCAGAATGCTGGCCTTGCCTGTTTCTGTAACTACCCAGATGAAATTCAGAAGATGATTGCCAAAATAGCAGGCTATATGGTGGTGACACCTAAACGTGTAATCATTCGACAAGGAATATGTGCTGAACACTTCTACTTCATTATTGGAGGTCGAGTGATGATCTCAGAGAGAGATTATAGAAAAGatgggacagaaaaagaaaagataacaacCTTACATCCAGGGACAAGTTTTGGAGAACTAGATATGGTAAACCACACACTTCGAAAATTTAGTGCTACCAGTATCAACACAGTTCAGTTACTCACCATTGAACGGGATGATATACTAAAGGAGTTCACAAGTTATAAATACGACAAACAAATACCAGACCATATTAAGTTCCTTGCACAATGTAAATTTATGCAATTCTGGCCAGTCGAGCGTTTCGGAAACAATTTGCGgcattgttttgtatatttttttaaaagagatGTAGTGGTACT is a window from the Octopus bimaculoides isolate UCB-OBI-ISO-001 chromosome 25, ASM119413v2, whole genome shotgun sequence genome containing:
- the LOC106881880 gene encoding cyclic nucleotide-binding domain-containing protein 2; protein product: MGQLIKHYQLGHSQKPAGAVGQQKNNTECGATAMNPFIVKVLISKMERQGKIEQHTLKKRIINNSLSLEQRYQTLFPKLPAYKDMRTERQKPFSKTLFKRLAQVLLAFYRLFDSPKVIKEFHHEMPFTGRLTTESIILEPDDGLRYRSTESEIHDAQNQWHAAINIAALMAKIKGDTLHPESVSSNVEDLSFNPSYFKVDRETTILSEEAQNILRQIPERRFPEDVKIVVNCLQNAGLACFCNYPDEIQKMIAKIAGYMVVTPKRVIIRQGICAEHFYFIIGGRVMISERDYRKDGTEKEKITTLHPGTSFGELDMVNHTLRKFSATSINTVQLLTIERDDILKEFTSYKYDKQIPDHIKFLAQCKFMQFWPVERFGNNLRHCFVYFFKRDVVVLEDSHNTDWIYIMKKGICRVMKRLKKPQKQHVNISNNRLKFVSNANFEQIFKLPLRKGDKDDRILGNIEVIDSIADSVEYPKTSSNKSSTERLCNKKKHVNNDNNYISVQIDLLKCRDVFGLDTLVFDEYYILPATDSVSLVSGGAEIVLLSKKFFIKNASELVKWQVRKQANSYPNNNDLDVKLESQQMWDDYKKTVMSELVSGKIKETPKIWK